The Bacillota bacterium genome has a segment encoding these proteins:
- a CDS encoding DNA adenine methylase: MKPKPPVKWAGGKGQLLFQFEPLFPERFRVYHEPFMGGGAVFFHLLPEKAVLIDNNPELINFYLVVRDNLNELVTKCTGGISAGDDNFIADTAPWESIALAQRRF; the protein is encoded by the coding sequence ATAAAACCAAAGCCACCTGTTAAGTGGGCAGGCGGAAAAGGGCAGTTGCTTTTTCAATTCGAACCACTTTTTCCGGAAAGGTTTAGGGTTTATCACGAACCCTTCATGGGCGGTGGTGCCGTTTTCTTTCACCTGCTTCCCGAGAAAGCGGTACTGATCGACAACAACCCGGAACTTATTAACTTTTACCTTGTTGTAAGGGACAATTTAAACGAACTTGTTACCAAATGTACTGGTGGCATATCTGCTGGTGATGATAATTTTATTGCTGATACCGCCCCCTGGGAATCCATTGCTCTTGCCCAAAGGCGGTTTTAG
- a CDS encoding Uma2 family endonuclease encodes MEMARMEVAAGGLTYEDFLLFPDDGQRHELIGGEHFVTPSPGTVHQRFLRKLSSILNDYVFEKKLGEVFFAPLDVVLSPHDVVEPDLIFISNGRSDRLTEKNVQGAPDLVVEVISESSRRLDKKTKKALYERYDVIEYWLADPDLGIFEIYRRDEANKLVKAAEYEDTGKITSPLFPELTIDLENLF; translated from the coding sequence ATGGAAATGGCAAGGATGGAGGTGGCTGCCGGCGGGCTGACCTACGAGGACTTTCTGCTCTTTCCCGACGACGGGCAGCGGCACGAACTGATTGGAGGGGAGCACTTCGTGACACCATCGCCGGGCACTGTGCATCAAAGGTTTTTAAGAAAATTGTCAAGTATTCTCAATGATTACGTATTTGAAAAGAAATTGGGTGAGGTCTTCTTCGCCCCACTTGATGTGGTCCTGTCACCCCACGACGTGGTGGAGCCCGACCTGATCTTCATCAGCAACGGGCGGAGCGACCGCCTCACTGAAAAAAACGTGCAGGGGGCTCCCGACCTGGTGGTCGAAGTGATCTCCGAATCCTCCCGGCGCCTGGACAAAAAAACCAAGAAGGCCCTCTACGAGCGTTATGATGTCATCGAGTACTGGCTGGCAGACCCGGACCTGGGCATCTTCGAGATCTACCGGCGCGATGAAGCAAACAAACTGGTGAAAGCCGCCGAATACGAAGATACGGGCAAAATTACTTCCCCGCTATTCCCGGAATTAACCATTGATCTTGAGAACCTTTTTTAA